One genomic segment of Garra rufa chromosome 13, GarRuf1.0, whole genome shotgun sequence includes these proteins:
- the apobb.2 gene encoding apolipoprotein B-100, whose protein sequence is MGDNKLRLLLLLSTIALSKAQDKGAPCLMAKRYKPFNKYEYFYKTESLNALNEAVNGPGASCKVEIAVPGMCSYILRTTDCKLREATGVDADGNPVFETASATEDFKTAMEKHPLKFTVDGDNDIKLFPEEDELINILNIKRGIISALAVPVLDEDGNKEMPTIYGLCKTDYVMQTSEDITLKRDLSKCDKFRPIKDHTSPLALITGMHHPLAQLIRSNQTCTYKFDKEQHHMTSGICTDRHVFVPFSYQGRYGVTNTGKQALNLLGVAKYKDRVFDHNVANKKPLHLDHSVDMSPIQDKDAALAVLRELFGLSKTNDGHKRAHLAHKLVAVIRKMEAETLTSAVPEALEISRSLTYQALLQCGTPECSSAIMQMFRTFDRSSVEIDAAVYGMGMISQSSRVLVKEMLAMAKFKPSKPIYYALSNVVRRLYETDGVTSEIQAVADYALEQIGDCTDDQEHVFLSLRVIGNMVVALGAARPALHSAVIQCINQQTASPSVQQAAIQVYRKVTVPKEGREVLMHAVLDRNASVQKRVAAYLILMKNPTPADLAQLAAAVHVEKNHQVKSFIISHITNILSSTSLENLDLRQMVQEAFQGNEIGMFMELTELSRYYRLGSLEGNMIFESPNELPREVMLEMTLNAFGFDMDFIEIGMEGKGFEPIVEALFGDDGFFPDTVMKAALYAADNMPAQLSEVLDNMLPIMTNDRKKRQATQNIVKEISHNVNKLIENLKAQDTPEAMVYLKLLGAELGYLDAKDGKMIYNLLKMIPTDFAKSLLLSVDNELFLHYIFMDNEFYLPTGAGFPLRVALSGTFTPGIKGGLSFNPGLKEFAFTLSAGIEFVTEFGTHFPDYVLSGLEMHTNIYHKSGFRAKLLVTNNQLKLSIPAPSEPIELINVTSTLVSVVGAKNLPINANVKYIHAGACAPTFPGWKYCIVLDYPDDAAPFFPLNSDTKFIITLNSMVEVTEYTATINYFYEDEADKITFSVKAEGTPFEATSTVLLNRKQHTASSELLIAPFQLHSKVSAKLKHEEKLTLELESDLKLPETTSVQTLILICENEKIEAVFKSYVNSEIQRIIPNIAGTKTIRDILAKSFAILGVPAMPVFALPERLFLNGEFAAKYLFGHPYHTITFPLPLGGKSSSDLNFPKTLSTPNLIVPHLDLGFEATSINLPEFSIPVSMSLFVPTLKMAEMSGKLSSNFYNLEAAVSANRAADLCYSVKVEVTGTSPIDLISLKVQGSALVEPTPGNSLMANVKTVIQHKVFDATISVEEEVKLADKLSLKSKSKLDVTTHIGVQLSLEHNGTFEVDDEEISGDGRLEGSFEAGSVSGSGILTQSVSLLPSRPEAKFDSSLKVDSTLLKARNSFALAIANGELTILSNTGAFDDHLTNIANITFKDFQLALNSHTKAESFGLKIQNMAETRAGAEAVRIRIETSTDISEERMHSLLTGVLDINGIAIHNDASAKLMGHTAAHKANMNLNKDGLSTSGTTSLQSAFTMEDLRQTFEINYKNLSGTAQCKTIGNIMGTHINHNTELEIAKLSGRIKNHVRFNSEVFNVETNTYGTTTPFSFNFDASANGKNDIYLYGHSNCQFNAKVLMKVEPQSISHSHEFESSTLIDVDRVYIKSDFESKSDTLLIPSEQKIKITVKTIVNDHAINQEISSYNTPARLGLKGSGKVHTNLFNTANMAYQDFAVSGFLKYDKSSARHSVSLPFVDGLLLVPDHIRMTFVNMVDTLRNYINREGIASKIQNLSQIVRDFVTNPNFERRVVQLKHALIARSQEYALKLENLAASRIGAFTKLVSVTGNCLAEALDHLKELPKHLSSLIFSITEDVKVFLSSISSQSYTKLNEIFPPANAANKLASPFQIPTVPTFRKLHSEVRFSSPVYNVRTTAEFKNTSERHPVFMAFVNFKGTSPKHNILNYNVDSTTQISMPEMSPVIVSETLKLTHIYLTSDQQASLTLNRSANANSSSFSLETSYKHQVNIPSQSLTGEVTLIQKATAFHDSPAITLTVENEGAGKFTVGDFSEEATHMSDLHFNMGLSTAKLTFTGRTDGAFLQMKMKANADAVALSHLEFNASVETQSPFINNSLLVASGKACLGDMSMDIKLAHDTELVGPVSGILANAANIVTCPWSVYIGFHNKGNAKIKSLLTTVDLQNDYTVIFDPNVHEISSVAFASFNHYNYSHNFTANNKVADMGIYAVVNSVASFEFLTAAEMFVPAIFRINELNLNDNAGLWYDLTTNDQLIYLDAQLVYQKSGLPSLLGNLVSEVYFESSILNISTNAGIYPKDYLMRISAKTASVFQELNSKLNGSTNLTTKSGLKLASSLFLENFHIEGNHDSTLTLEDNFEAVLSVDTVAKIHMTSFAVNATHQLSADTKAQPKAESNLKIEYSFDQPDSEAAGHGDAKNTLKLDATLSHLTVESVSQITSDSTSPDGVTIKGTLDNEANISMKINGLKSNLKTTGNGCFGFRYSKLWFDVNDRLTLEGDLERMYSLLEIDSNYTYSDNGGDFEIAINHTARGKTDLAPLSTLMAAIDMFLAQPPFEDGNFRITASSFPPNGQMVKSETYTRWFNSSTAISGMQVGEKSNIMSVLGCSYNFTSPSMLLEYQGELTIIPVYHKLV, encoded by the exons ACATCCTCTGAAGTTCACTGTTGACGGAGATAATGACATCAAGCTTTTCCCTGAGGAGGATGAGCTTATAAACATTCTCAACATCAAGAGGGGAATCATCTCTGCTCTTGCTGTCCCTGTGCTTGATGAGGATGGGAACAAAGAGATG CCCACCATCTATGGTCTGTGTAAGACTGACTACGTCATGCAAACCAGCGAAGACATTACCCTCAAACGAGACCTGTCCAAATGTGACAAGTTTAGACCAATCAAGGACCACACCAGCCCTTTGGCCCTCATCACTGGCATG CACCATCCTCTTGCTCAGCTGATCAGAAGCAACCAAACCTGCACCTATAAGTTTGACAAAGAGCAGCATCACATGACATCTGGAATTTGCACCGATAGACATGTTTTTGTGCCTTTCTCATACCA GGGAAGATATGGAGTGACCAATACTGGAAAACAGGCTTTGAATCTTTTGGGAGTTGCTAAATACAAAGACAGAGTTTTTGACCACA ATGTAGCCAACAAGAAACCTCTCCATCTTGACCACAGTGTAGACATGAGCCCAATCCAGGATAAAGATGCTGCTCTTGCTGTCCTAAGGGAACTTTTTGGCCTTTCCAAGACCAACGATGGACATAAAAGAGCGCACTTGGCCCACAAGCTTGTAGCTGTGATCCGCAAGATGGAGGCTGAAACCTTGACCTCTGCTGTTCCTGAGGCCCTGGAGATCTCTCGGTCTTTGACGTACCAGGCTTTGCTGCAATGTGGCACCCCAGAATGCAGCAGTGCAATCATGCAGATGTTCAGGACTTTCGATAGGTCCTCAGTTGAGATTGACGCTGCTGTATATGGCATGGGAATGATATCCCAGTCCTCCCGAGTCCTCGTGAAGGAAATGTTGGCGATGGCAAAGTTTAAGCCGAGCAAACCCATCTACTATGCTCTCAGCAATGTTGTGAGAAG ACTCTATGAGACTGATGGAGTCACCAGTGAGATTCAAGCAGTGGCTGATTATGCCCTTGAACAGATCGGTGATTGCACGGATGACCAGGAACACGTTTTTCTTTCTCTGAGG GTCATTGGCAATATGGTGGTTGCACTAGGAGCCGCACGCCCTGCTTTGCATTCTGCTGTTATTCAATGCATCAACCAGCAAACCGCCTCTCCTTCAGTTCAGCAGGCTGCCATCCAGGTCTACAGAAAGGTTACTGTACCCAAAGAG GGTCGTGAGGTGCTCATGCATGCTGTTCTGGATAGAAATGCATCTGTACAGAAGCGTGTTGCCGCTTACTTAATCTTGATGAAGAACCCTACGCCTGCTGATCTTGCTCAGTTGGCAGCAGCCGTCCATGTTGAGAAAAATCATCAGGTCAAGAGCTTCATCATCTCTCACATCACCAACATCTTGAGTTCTACATCCCTAGAGAATTTGGA CTTGAGGCAGATGGTTCAAGAGGCCTTTCAAGGCAATGAAATTGGAATGTTCATGGAACTCACCGAGCTCTCTCGATACTACAGACTTGGATCTTTAGAGGGAAACATGATCTTTGAATCGCCCAACGAATTGCCAAGGGAGGTCATGCTGGAGATGACCTTGAATGCTTTTGGATTTGATATGGACTTCATTGAG ATTGGCATGGAGGGTAAGGGCTTTGAGCCCATCGTGGAGGCCCTCTTTGGTGACGATGGATTCTTCCCAGACACTGTCATGAAGGCCGCATTATATGCTGCTGACAACATGCCTGCCCAACTCAGTGAGGTTTTGGACAACATGCTGCCAATCATGACGAATGATAGGAAGAAAAGACAG GCTACTCAAAACATAGTCAAAGAAATAAGTCACAATGTCAACAAGCTTATTGAGAACTTAAAAGCCCAGGATACACCTGAAGCGATGGTGTACCTCAAGCTCCTGGGTGCTGAACTGGGATATCTTGATGCAAAAGATGGCAAGATGATTTACAATCTCCTTAAGATGATCCCCACTGAT TTTGCTAAAAGCCTGCTTTTGAGTGTCGACAACGAGCTTTTCCTTCACTACATCTTCATGGATAATGAGTTCTATCTGCCCACTGGTGCTGGCTTTCCATTGAGAGTTGCTCTCTCTGGCACCTTTACACCTGGAATCAAAGGAGGATTGAGCTTCAATCCAGGCTTG AAAGAATTTGCATTCACGCTGTCTGCTGGCATTGAGTTTGTGACTGAGTTTGGGACTCACTTCCCAGACTATGTTCTCTCTGGTCTGGAGATGCACACTAACATCTATCACAAGAGTGGCTTCAGAGCGAAGCTTTTGGTGACCAACAACCAGCTCAAGCTTTCCATTCCAGCTCCTAGTGAGCCAATTGAGCTCATCAATGTGAC CAGCACTCTGGTGTCTGTTGTTGGTGCCAAGAATTTGCCCATTAATGCTAATGTAAAGTATATTCATGCAGGAGCATGTGCTCCTACTTTCCCTGGATGGAAGTACTGTATAGTCCTTGACTATCCTGATGATGCCGCCCCTTTTTTTCCTCTCAACAGTGATACCAA ATTTATCATTACGCTCAACTCAATGGTTGAGGTCACGGAGTATACTGCCACCATCAACTATTTCTATGAGGATGAGGCAGACAAAATCACATTTAGTGTAAAGGCTGAAG GTACGCCCTTTGAGGCCACAAGTACAGTGTTGTTGAACAGAAAGCAGCACACTGCTTCATCAGAGTTGCTCATTGCCCCTTTTCAGCTTCATTCTAAAGTTTCTGCAAAACTAAAGCATGAAGAAAAGTTGACATTGGAACTTGAGAGTGACCTAAAACTCCCAGAGACGACTTCTGTTCAAACCCTCATCCTGATATGTG AGAATGAAAAGATTGAGGCTGTATTTAAGTCTTATGTCAATTCGGAGATTCAAAGAATCATTCCCAACATCGCTGGTACTAAAACCATCCGTGATATTCTGGCAAAGTCATTTGCG ATTTTGGGAGTTCCTGCCATGCCCGTGTTTGCTCTTCCAGAAAGACTCTTCCTGAATGG AGAGTTTGCTGCTAAATATCTCTTTGGCCATCCTTACCATACCATCACTTTTCCATTGCCCTTGGGTGGAAAATCCAGTAGCGATCTAAACTTTCCAAAGACCCTCTCAACACCAAATCTGATTGTACCTCATCTCGATCTGGGATTTGAAGCTACCAGCATTAATCTCCCAGAGTTCTCTATTCCTGTGAGCATGTCGCTGTTTGTGCCGACTCTTAAAATGGCAGAAATGTCCGGAAAACTAAGCAGCAACTTCTACAACTTAGAAGCAGCTGTGTCTGCCAACAGAGCTGCAGATCTATGTTATTCCGTTAAAGTTGAAGTCACTGGAACAAGTCCCATTGACCTCATATCCCTAAAGgttcaag GGTCTGCCCTAGTTGAGCCCACACCTGGTAATTCTCTCATGGCAAATGTAAAAACAGTAATTCAGCACAAGGTTTTTGATGCCACCATCAGTGTTGAAGAGGAGGTGAAGCTTGCTGACAAACTTAGTTTGAAATCCAAAAGCAAGCTTGATGTAACTACCCACATTGGAGTGCAACTTTCGCTTGAGCATAATGGAACGTTTGAAGTTGATGACGAGGAGATCTCTGGGGATGGAAGACTGGAAGGATCCTTCGAGGCTGGTTCAGTCAGCGGTTCAGGAATCCTAACACAATCAGTCTCTCTACTCCCATCTAGACCAGAGGCAAAGTTTGATTCTTCATTGAAAGTAGACTCAACACTACTTAAGGCTCGAAACTCCTTTGCTTTAGCCATTGCCAATGGAGAACTGACAATTCTATCCAACACTGGGGCATTTGACGACCATCTAACAAACATTGCTAATATCACGTTCAAGGATTTCCAGCTTGCTCTAAATTCTCATACAAAAGCAGAGTCATTTGGCCTGAAGATTCAAAACATGGCTGAGACCAGAGCTGGCGCTGAAGCGGTCAGAATTAGGATTGAGACCTCTACTGACATCTCTGAAGAACGTATGCACTCCCTGCTGACAGGAGTATTGGACATCAATGGTATAGCTATTCACAATGATGCCTCCGCTAAGCTCATGGGACACACAGCTGCCCACAAAGCCAATATGAATCTCAATAAAGATGGCCTAAGCACCAGTGGCACAACCTCACTGCAAAGTGCCTTCACTATGGAAGATCTTAGGCAAACCTTTGAGATCAACTACAAAAATCTAAGTGGCACTGCTCAGTGCAAAACAATTGGAAATATCATGGGAACACACATTAATCACAACACTGAACTGGAGATTGCTAAACTTTCTGGTAGAATCAAGAATCATGTACGTTTCAACTCTGAGGTGTTTAATGTTGAAACCAACACTTATGGTACAACTACTCCATTCAGTTTCAATTTCGATGCCTCTGCTAATGGCAAAAATGACATATACCTCTATGGACACAGTAATTGTCAGTTTAATGCAAAAGTTCTAATGAAAGTAGAACCACAATCCATTTCTCACTCTCATGAATTTGAGAGCTCAACCCTCATTGACGTAGACAGAGTCTACATCAAATCAGATTTTGAGAGCAAGTCTGACACTCTGCTGATCCCATCTGAACAAAagattaaaataactgttaaaacTATTGTGAATGACCATGCTATCAATCAGGAAATCAGTAGTTACAATACTCCAGCACGCCTTGGGCTGAAAGGATCCGGAAAGGTGCACACCAATTTGTTCAACACTGCCAATATGGCTTACCAGGACTTTGCGGTCTCTGGCTTCCTAAAGTATGATAAAAGCAGTGCAAGACATTCGGTTAGCTTGCCTTTCGTTGATGGTTTGCTTCTAGTTCCTGACCACATCAGAATGACATTTGTTAACATGGTTGACACCTTGAGGAATTACATCAACAGAGAAGGGATTGCCTCCAAAATTCAAAACTTATCTCAGATTGTTAGAGACTTTGTCACTAACCCGAACTTTGAGAGAAGAGTGGTGCAGCTGAAACATGCCTTGATAGCTCGATCCCAGGAGTATGCGTTAAAGCTGGAAAATCTGGCAGCCTCTCGAATTGGTGCATTTACAAAACTAGTGAGTGTTACAGGCAACTGTTTGGCGGAGGCATTGGATCATTTGAAGGAACTACCGAAGCACTTAAGTTCTTTGATATTTTCTATTACTGAGGATGTAAAAGTATTTCTTAGCTCAATCAGCAGCCAAAGTTATACAAAGCTGAATGAGATCTTCCCTCCTGCCAATGCTGCGAACAAGCTTGCCAGTCCTTTTCAGATTCCTACTGTGCCAACTTTCAGAAAGCTGCACAGTGAGGTCAGATTTAGCAGCCCTGTATACAACGTCAGAACCACAGCGGAGTTCAAGAACACCTCAGAGAGACACCCTGTGTTCATGGCTTTTGTTAACTTTAAAGGAACCTCTCCaaaacataacattctgaatTACAATGTAGATTCCACTACTCAGATATCTATGCCTGAGATGAGTCCTGTAATCGTGTCTGAAACTCTCAAGTTAACACACATTTATTTGACTTCAGATCAACAGGCGTCATTGACCCTGAATAGATCTGCCAATGCTAATTCCTCATCTTTCTCTCTTGAAACATCATACAAGCACCAGGTGAACATTCCCTCACAGTCTCTGACTGGTGAAGTCACCCTGATTCAGAAGGCTACAGCTTTCCACGATAGTCCTGCAATCACCTTGACAGTTGAAAATGAAGGAGCTGGCAAATTTACTGTTGGTGACTTCTCTGAGGAAGCCACCCACATGAGTGACCTGCATTTTAACATGGGCCTTAGCACCGCCAAGCTGACTTTTACTGGCCGCACTGATGGTGCATTTCTGCAGATGAAGATGAAGGCGAACGCTGACGCAGTCGCTCTAAGCCACCTTGAATTCAATGCAAGTGTTGAAACGCAGTCACCGTTTATCAACAACAGCTTGCTGGTGGCTTCTGGAAAGGCTTGTTTGGGCGACATGAGTATGGACATTAAGTTAGCCCATGACACTGAGCTTGTTGGACCTGTCAGTGGCATCCTTGCCAATGCTGCAAACATTGTGACTTGTCCTTGGTCAGTTTATATTGGCTTTCACAACAAGGGTAATGCCAAGATCAAGTCTTTGTTAACCACGGTTGATCTCCAAAATGACTACACTGTTATCTTCGACCCTAATGTACATGAAATCAGTTCTGTGGCATTTGCATCTTTCAACCATTACAACTACAGCCATAACTTCACAGCCAACAATAAAGTAGCAGATATGGGTATTTACGCTGTTGTGAATAGCGTGGCCAGCTTTGAGTTCTTAACTGCTGCAGAAATGTTTGTGCCAGCCATTTTTAGAATAAACGAGCTGAACCTGAATGATAATGCCGGCCTGTGGTATGACTTGACCACAAATGACCAACTCATTTACCTAGATGCACAACTTGTCTACCAGAAGAGTGGGTTGCCTTCTTTATTAGGCAACCTGGTCTCTGAGGTGTATTTTGAGTCTTCTATTCTCAATATCAGCACTAATGCAGGGATTTATCCGAAGGATTACTTGATGCGTATTAGTGCCAAAACTGCCTCTGTGTTTCAGGAATTAAATTCCAAGCTTAATGGATCCACTAACCTGACCACAAAAAGTGGACTGAAACTGGCCTCCTCATTGTTTTTGGAGAATTTCCACATTGAAGGTAATCATGACAGCACTTTGACTTTGGAAGACAACTTTGAGGCTGTATTGTCTGTAGACACAGTTGCAAAGATTCATATGACAAGCTTCGCCGTAAACGCCACTCATCAACTTTCTGCTGACACCAAGGCCCAGCCAAAGGCAGAATCAAACTTAAAGATTGAGTACTCCTTCGATCAACCGGACTCAGAAGCTGCCGGACATGGAGATGCTAAGAATACCTTGAAGCTGGATGCAACTCTTTCCCATCTAACCGTTGAGTCTGTAAGCCAAATCACCTCCGATTCTACATCCCCTGATGGTGTCACAATTAAGGGAACACTGGATAATGAAGCTAACATCTCTATGAAAATTAATGGTCTGAAATCCAATCTAAAGACCACTGGAAACGGATGCTTTGGTTTTAGATATTCCAAGTTGTGGTTTGACGTTAATGATCGGCTGACCTTGGAGGGAGATCTTGAGCGTATGTATTCTTTGCTAGAAATTGATTCAAACTATACGTATAGTGATAATGGTGGGGATTTTGAGATTGCGATTAACCACACTGCTCGTGGTAAAACGGATCTTGCTCCCCTGAGTACCCTCATGGCTGCTATAGATATGTTCTTGGCTCAACCACCTTTTGAAGATGGCAATTTTAGAATTACAGCAAGCAGTTTTCCACCAAATGGACAAATGGTCAAATCCGAGACGTACACTCGCTGGTTCAATTCAAGCACAGCAATATCTGGAATGCAAGTTGGTGAAAAATCTAATATAATGTCTGTGTTAGGGTGCTCTTACAATTTCACTTCTCCATCTATGCTTCTGGAGTATCAGGGTGAATTGACTATAATTCCAGTTTACCACAAATTAGTGTAA